CTGCGCGGTGCCGTATTCCGCATATTTTTCCAATAGCTCAGCTAGAATCACTTTCGCCTGCGGCTCATATTGGTCAAAAAAGTCCTTCTTCTCTCTCTTCAGCCGGTCCGCTCGCTCTCGTCTAGTCCGCAGGGGTGCGTTGAAGGCGACATGGCAGAGCAAATCGAACGGATCGGCGTCCGGCTGGCTGCCGGCCTTTGCCAGATCGTCAAAGTCGATGCCTCGATCAGCCAATCGCTGAATAATCTCGGCACGCTGTTCCGGGTCCGCCCATTGGGCTCGGAGTTCCGATGCCGTCCGATAGAGCGTGCGGACCTTTTCCGCCGTGTAGTCGGTGAACTTGACCACGCGCAACTGTTTTCCATCCGGATCGAGTTCATGGACGATGTGCGCGACAATCTCGACCTGGCCGCCATCGAAGTAAAATTTCCGCCGCTCCCCTTCTCTGTCATCTGAGATTTGAAATTCCTCTTCCTTTTCCGCCATCACAGGCTGTTCTTCGACGATCTTGTATTCTTTTGGTTCACCCGTTTCGGTCATTTCTTCTTGCGTGATAAGGACTGGATCGCCGTCGAAGTCCGGATCGGCAAATAATCTGGTGGCCGAGCCCGTGTAGTCAAGAATGTTGAAGTAGAGCTTCCCGTAGTCGTCACGGACTCGCGTTCCCCGGCCGATCATCTGCTTGAACTCAGTCATGGAATTCACCACCCGCGCGAGCACGATGTTCTTGCAGGTGGGCGCATCCACGCCGGTTGTGAGCAGCTGCGATGTCGTGAGAATGACCGGCGTTGTGGTTTCGAGTTCCTGAAAGCGCCCCAGGTGCCCGCGCCCAATATCCCCTTCCTCCGCCGTGACTCGACAGGCATAGTCGGCATACTGCTGTGCGAGATCAGCATTAAGATTGGTCAAAGCCTGCCGCATGTCGGCTGTATGCTCTTGATCGACGCAAAAGACGATGGTCTTGGCGTAGCGATCGGTCTTTTTCAGAAACTCCGTCAGATGCAGCGCAATCGCCTGCGTGCGGGCGCGCCGGGCTACGACTCGCTCAAAGCCTTTGGTGTGATATTCGTCGTCTGGAATCGCCCGGCCATATCGATCACGATCGTCCTTGCTAGGCCTCCAACCTGCGGCATCCCAGGTACTCACCACGCGATGCACCCGGTAGGGTGCGAGAAATCCATCTTCAATTCCTTGCCGAAGACTATAGGTATAGATGGGATTGCCGAAGTACGCGTAGGTGTCCCGATTATCTTCACGTAACGGCGTGGCCGTCATGCTGAGCTGATAGGCCGGTTCAAAGTAGTCGAGGATCTCCCGCCAGTTGCTCTCGTCCTTTGCACTGCCACGATGGCACTCATCGACAATGATGAGGTCGAAGAAGTCACGGGAGTATTCTTTGTAGAGCCCAGGCCGTCGTTCGTCCTTGGCAATGGCTTGATAGATGGCGAAATACATCTCGCGGCCTTTGTTGATCTCGCCGTTCTCGATCTTCCAGCGCGCATCGCCGAACGGTGTGAAGATTTTATCTTTCGGATCGTCAATCAGGATGTTTCGATCGGCCAGATAGAGAATCTTCGGACGTCGGTATTCGCCTGGGCGATTCCATCGTGCCTGCCAGAGCTTCCAGCAAATCTGAAATGCCACCACTGTCTTGCCCGTGCCAGTCGCCATCGTCAGGAGAATGCGGCGCTTCCCTTGCAGGATCGACTGGACGGTTCGATTGATGGCGATCTCCTGGTAGTAGCGTGGGCTCTTGCCGGAAAGATGGTTGTATGGCGTTAGTAGACGATCGGCAGAGGTGTCGTCATTTAGTTGCTCGCCAGCTCGAAGCCTTGCCCAGAGTTCCGTTGGCGTGGGAAACGTTTCACGCGTTCGTTCTTGACCCGTTAAAAAGTCGAATTCGACGATACCGTGCCCATTTGTCGAGTAGGCGAATTTAAGGCCAAGGACCGTGGCGTAGTCTTTCGCCTGTTGCAACCCATCCGCCGCGGACTTGTAGGCGGCCTTCGCTTCCACTACGCTGATCAGAAGATCTCTGGTGTAGCGGAGCAGATAGTCTGCGCGTTTTTGCGGGCGTCGCCGGACTTTTTCACCGATGAGCACAATACGGCCATCAGTAAAGG
This portion of the Nitrospirota bacterium genome encodes:
- a CDS encoding DEAD/DEAH box helicase family protein produces the protein MITEADTCRKYVLPKLIQSGWDNDPLSFTEQKTFTDGRIVLIGEKVRRRPQKRADYLLRYTRDLLISVVEAKAAYKSAADGLQQAKDYATVLGLKFAYSTNGHGIVEFDFLTGQERTRETFPTPTELWARLRAGEQLNDDTSADRLLTPYNHLSGKSPRYYQEIAINRTVQSILQGKRRILLTMATGTGKTVVAFQICWKLWQARWNRPGEYRRPKILYLADRNILIDDPKDKIFTPFGDARWKIENGEINKGREMYFAIYQAIAKDERRPGLYKEYSRDFFDLIIVDECHRGSAKDESNWREILDYFEPAYQLSMTATPLREDNRDTYAYFGNPIYTYSLRQGIEDGFLAPYRVHRVVSTWDAAGWRPSKDDRDRYGRAIPDDEYHTKGFERVVARRARTQAIALHLTEFLKKTDRYAKTIVFCVDQEHTADMRQALTNLNADLAQQYADYACRVTAEEGDIGRGHLGRFQELETTTPVILTTSQLLTTGVDAPTCKNIVLARVVNSMTEFKQMIGRGTRVRDDYGKLYFNILDYTGSATRLFADPDFDGDPVLITQEEMTETGEPKEYKIVEEQPVMAEKEEEFQISDDREGERRKFYFDGGQVEIVAHIVHELDPDGKQLRVVKFTDYTAEKVRTLYRTASELRAQWADPEQRAEIIQRLADRGIDFDDLAKAGSQPDADPFDLLCHVAFNAPLRTRRERADRLKREKKDFFDQYEPQAKVILAELLEKYAEYGTAQFVIPDVLKVPPISKRGNVMEIAGFFGGPDQLRMGVHQLQTLLYAA